The following proteins are encoded in a genomic region of Iodidimonas sp. SYSU 1G8:
- a CDS encoding lipid-binding SYLF domain-containing protein produces the protein MLKFTRRGVQAAALAVALVTGTASVALYPSQPAQAASEADAHELVSAARFAFDDLTDRGSHATLRALLKDAKGVMIFPSVIKGAIGIGGEGGSGVLLVRGEDGVWSYPGFYHLSSISIGLQLGGQENRFLLILMTDNAVRRVMSGDVQIGADLSAVAVESGVDKATGTTTGRRDIYYHAETQGGLFAGVSLEGTKIKSRNKMAAKYYGGSVTSRDILIERRVSNPQAEELRTLVSSQSGL, from the coding sequence ATGCTGAAGTTCACGCGTCGCGGAGTCCAGGCGGCGGCATTGGCGGTCGCTCTGGTCACGGGGACGGCTTCCGTCGCGCTGTATCCCAGTCAGCCGGCCCAGGCGGCGTCCGAAGCCGACGCGCATGAACTGGTATCCGCCGCGCGCTTCGCCTTTGACGACCTGACCGACCGGGGCTCGCACGCGACTTTGCGCGCCCTGCTCAAGGACGCCAAGGGCGTGATGATCTTTCCGTCCGTGATCAAGGGCGCGATCGGCATCGGCGGCGAAGGCGGCAGCGGCGTATTGCTGGTGCGCGGAGAAGATGGGGTCTGGAGCTATCCGGGCTTCTACCATCTCAGCTCGATCAGCATCGGCCTCCAGCTCGGCGGCCAGGAAAACCGTTTTCTCCTGATCCTGATGACCGACAACGCCGTGCGTCGGGTCATGAGCGGCGACGTACAGATCGGCGCCGATCTGAGCGCGGTCGCCGTCGAATCCGGCGTCGACAAGGCGACCGGCACAACGACCGGCCGCCGCGACATCTACTATCACGCCGAAACCCAGGGCGGCCTGTTCGCCGGGGTCAGCCTGGAAGGCACCAAGATCAAGTCCCGCAACAAGATGGCGGCCAAGTATTACGGCGGCAGCGTCACCTCGCGCGACATCCTAATCGAGCGCCGTGTCTCGAACCCGCAGGCCGAGGAGCTCCGGACCCTCGTCTCCTCGCAGTCGGGCCTCTAG
- a CDS encoding TraR/DksA family transcriptional regulator, with product MLDLRKVADDLSNRLRELTDRADRLEHDLRLPLDPDFAEQATDMESAEANQALEESSRAEIVQIRAALARIEEGEYGICTTCGDPIAEARLQALPYTPQCIECARRN from the coding sequence ATGCTGGACCTTCGCAAAGTCGCCGACGACCTCTCGAACCGCTTGCGGGAACTGACTGACCGCGCCGATCGGCTTGAGCACGACCTTCGCCTGCCCCTCGATCCGGACTTCGCCGAGCAAGCCACGGATATGGAATCGGCCGAGGCCAATCAGGCCCTCGAAGAGTCGAGCCGCGCCGAGATTGTCCAAATCCGCGCGGCGCTTGCGCGCATCGAAGAAGGCGAGTACGGCATCTGCACGACATGCGGCGATCCCATCGCCGAAGCCCGCCTTCAGGCCCTGCCTTACACGCCGCAGTGCATCGAATGCGCCCGGCGGAACTGA
- a CDS encoding Rrf2 family transcriptional regulator, whose translation MRLTQHTDYALRVLIHVGLKRGEASTIREISESYGVSRNHLMKVANTLGRLGFVVPTRGRGGGLVLARGPAEINIGDVVRDMEENLTLVECFRSADNTCPIAGICRLERVLAQALKSFLAVLDGVTLADLLSDGGALRLRLGIGGPVTSS comes from the coding sequence ATGCGCCTGACGCAACATACCGACTACGCCCTCCGCGTGCTTATCCACGTCGGCCTCAAGCGGGGCGAAGCCTCGACCATCCGAGAGATTTCGGAAAGCTATGGCGTTTCGCGCAACCATCTGATGAAGGTCGCCAATACGCTGGGGCGGCTTGGGTTTGTCGTGCCCACTCGGGGCCGCGGCGGCGGCCTTGTGCTGGCGCGCGGCCCGGCGGAGATCAATATCGGGGACGTGGTGCGCGACATGGAGGAGAACCTGACTCTGGTCGAATGTTTTCGCAGCGCCGACAATACCTGTCCGATTGCCGGCATCTGCCGTCTGGAGCGCGTTCTGGCCCAAGCGCTTAAATCCTTTCTGGCGGTTCTGGACGGCGTCACCCTGGCTGATCTGCTGTCGGACGGCGGTGCGCTCCGGCTCAGACTGGGCATTGGTGGGCCTGTCACGTCATCGTGA
- a CDS encoding group 1 truncated hemoglobin has translation MHLMEGYMESLYKRLGGAPAIKAAVDVFYGKVLADDRIARFFDGVDMERQRAKQRGFLTMVTGGPNGYSGKSMREGHAHLVAQGLDDSHVDAVIENLAATLRELGVSETDIADVGALANSVRDDVLNRSAAA, from the coding sequence ATGCATCTTATGGAGGGCTACATGGAAAGTCTCTACAAGCGGCTCGGCGGCGCGCCGGCGATCAAGGCGGCGGTGGACGTGTTCTACGGCAAGGTGCTCGCCGATGACCGGATCGCCAGGTTCTTCGACGGCGTGGACATGGAGCGTCAGCGGGCGAAGCAACGCGGTTTTCTCACCATGGTCACCGGCGGTCCCAATGGCTACTCGGGCAAGTCCATGCGGGAGGGCCATGCCCATCTGGTGGCACAGGGCCTCGACGACTCCCATGTGGATGCCGTGATCGAGAATCTGGCGGCGACGCTGCGCGAGCTGGGCGTATCAGAGACGGATATCGCCGATGTCGGCGCCCTTGCGAACTCGGTGCGGGATGACGTGCTGAATCGTTCAGCCGCGGCCTGA
- a CDS encoding DUF2238 domain-containing protein → MRHKTYLTVLGVLFLILFVALAISPADRSAWLLENALVAAFIGVAALMHRHFAFSRLSATMIFLFLCLHEVGSHYTYSDVPYDAWFHALTGASLNEALGWERNNYDRVIHFSYGLLMAYPTREIFLRVVNVRGFWGYFLPLDVMMSTSMLYELIEWGAAAWFGGNLGMAFLGTQGDVWDAHKDMALASLGALIAMGVTIGVNMALQRDFASEWADSFRIKNRRPLGEVAVFRMWRLRRGAD, encoded by the coding sequence ATGCGGCACAAGACCTACCTGACCGTCCTCGGCGTATTGTTCCTCATCCTGTTCGTGGCTCTGGCGATTTCGCCCGCCGACCGGTCCGCGTGGCTGCTGGAAAACGCCCTGGTCGCCGCCTTCATCGGCGTGGCGGCGCTCATGCACCGGCATTTCGCCTTCTCGCGCCTGTCCGCGACCATGATCTTCCTGTTCCTGTGCCTGCACGAGGTCGGGTCGCATTACACCTATTCCGACGTTCCCTACGACGCCTGGTTCCACGCGCTGACAGGCGCGTCGCTGAACGAGGCGTTGGGATGGGAGCGCAACAATTATGATCGGGTGATCCACTTCAGTTACGGCCTGCTGATGGCCTATCCCACGCGCGAGATATTCCTTCGCGTCGTCAACGTGCGAGGTTTCTGGGGGTATTTCCTGCCCCTCGACGTCATGATGTCGACGTCGATGCTCTACGAACTGATCGAGTGGGGTGCCGCCGCCTGGTTCGGCGGCAATCTGGGCATGGCGTTCCTGGGCACACAGGGCGACGTCTGGGACGCCCACAAGGACATGGCGCTCGCGAGCCTGGGCGCGCTCATCGCCATGGGCGTCACGATCGGGGTCAACATGGCGCTTCAACGCGATTTCGCGTCCGAATGGGCCGACAGTTTCCGGATCAAGAACCGCCGCCCCCTCGGCGAAGTCGCCGTATTCAGAATGTGGCGTCTTCGTCGGGGCGCGGACTGA
- a CDS encoding CoA pyrophosphatase — protein sequence MPYDFHDRFRDAIGTNLAAFPHEQIDTQGMRHAAVALTILAGDTPEDGASMLLTRRTSKLNKHAGQWALPGGRIDPGEDAFQAALREMREEINLELDETHFLGRLDDISSRSGYVISPYVFWATDTSAMTPNPDEVASIHRIPLGLFEGVDAVQFIDVEGQIEKMLRLQLGPHRIHSPTGAFLLQLWEAGVHGRPTRVKQHLHPDWSK from the coding sequence ATGCCATACGACTTTCACGACCGCTTCCGCGACGCCATAGGCACCAATCTGGCAGCCTTTCCCCATGAGCAGATCGACACGCAAGGCATGCGCCACGCTGCCGTGGCGCTGACCATCCTGGCGGGCGACACGCCCGAGGACGGCGCCTCCATGCTGCTGACACGGCGCACCTCCAAGCTGAACAAGCATGCAGGACAGTGGGCTTTGCCGGGCGGACGGATCGACCCGGGCGAAGACGCGTTCCAGGCGGCGCTCCGCGAGATGCGCGAGGAGATCAACCTGGAACTGGACGAGACTCATTTCCTCGGCCGGCTCGACGATATTTCATCCCGCTCGGGCTACGTCATCTCGCCTTATGTCTTCTGGGCGACCGACACCTCCGCCATGACGCCCAACCCGGACGAAGTCGCGTCGATCCATCGCATCCCGCTTGGCCTTTTCGAAGGTGTGGACGCTGTCCAGTTCATCGATGTCGAGGGGCAGATCGAGAAGATGTTGCGTCTGCAGCTCGGACCGCACCGCATCCATTCTCCGACGGGCGCGTTCCTGCTACAGCTTTGGGAAGCCGGCGTTCATGGCCGGCCCACCAGGGTGAAACAGCACCTGCATCCCGACTGGTCGAAATAG
- a CDS encoding nuclear transport factor 2 family protein codes for MTIDDLLEIEKIKTTRHLYSHYYDGGEVDKLAALFTDDAVCEFGPDYGGDWVGRPAIHANYGKFMSRYGGIFNVLHAVTNPFIQLNGEDRATGRWYLLDLRTAVGTENPLILFGIYDDEYRKVGDEWLIHRTRLHFLWPKRDLGTFRV; via the coding sequence ATGACGATCGACGACCTGCTTGAGATCGAGAAGATCAAGACCACGCGGCATCTCTATTCGCATTACTACGATGGCGGTGAGGTCGACAAGCTGGCCGCCCTCTTCACCGACGACGCCGTCTGCGAGTTCGGTCCCGATTACGGCGGCGACTGGGTCGGTCGTCCGGCGATCCATGCGAACTATGGCAAGTTCATGTCGAGGTATGGCGGCATTTTCAACGTGCTCCACGCCGTGACCAACCCGTTCATCCAGTTGAACGGCGAAGACCGCGCGACAGGGCGGTGGTATCTGCTCGACCTCCGGACCGCCGTGGGCACGGAGAATCCGTTGATCCTGTTTGGTATTTACGACGACGAATACCGTAAGGTGGGCGACGAGTGGCTGATTCACCGGACGCGTCTGCACTTCCTGTGGCCCAAACGCGATCTCGGGACGTTCCGCGTCTGA
- a CDS encoding D-alanyl-D-alanine carboxypeptidase — protein sequence MLFRAFGRRFAAKIIKANVLVIAGLLTIGVAAAPVAEAKTHKSKTAKAKKPAYQIGTGAIIINEATGEVLYSRNADKKLYPASMTKVMTLYLTFEALQNGTLTLDQKLTFSREAASRSPSKLGLPAGSKISVEDAILALVTRSANDVATVLAESIGGTESDFGYLMTAKARELGMRNTLFRNASGLPNKEQISTPRDMALLGIAIHRDFPRQYDYFKTRSFTFNGVTHTSHNRFVANYKGADGIKTGFIGASGFNLLAAAERDGVRLVGVVFGGSTARSRDAHMGEIMDASFARAKGNDLPGVEYVKEDDAKSGNKVAVIEMPEPKVERIKVAGFTPDGTPVAQPAVTMQTLDDQVASADPAVLRAASLAAADSEARSEPATVSLASAMTNNEPEPADVDTPAGWAVQVGAFAKRDAARQFAQTVVGKLSDALDHVSPAVSLVEGKKPLYRSRLVGFNSRNEAQQACTQLKRGKVSCILVAPGTATASLN from the coding sequence GTGCTTTTCAGGGCATTCGGACGTCGTTTTGCGGCGAAGATCATCAAGGCCAACGTTCTTGTCATCGCGGGACTGCTCACCATCGGTGTCGCGGCCGCGCCCGTAGCCGAGGCCAAGACGCACAAGAGCAAGACCGCCAAAGCCAAGAAGCCCGCCTACCAGATCGGTACCGGCGCCATCATCATCAATGAGGCGACCGGCGAGGTGCTTTACTCCCGCAATGCCGACAAGAAGCTGTATCCGGCCTCCATGACCAAGGTCATGACGCTTTATCTGACCTTCGAAGCGCTTCAGAACGGCACCTTGACCCTCGATCAGAAGCTGACGTTCTCGCGCGAGGCGGCCAGCCGCTCGCCCAGCAAGCTGGGCCTTCCCGCAGGCAGCAAGATCAGTGTCGAGGACGCTATTCTCGCCCTGGTTACCCGCTCGGCGAACGATGTCGCCACCGTGCTTGCCGAGTCCATCGGCGGCACTGAAAGCGATTTCGGTTACCTGATGACCGCCAAGGCGCGTGAACTGGGCATGCGCAACACGCTGTTCCGCAACGCGTCCGGACTGCCCAACAAGGAGCAGATCTCGACACCGCGCGACATGGCGTTGCTCGGCATCGCCATCCACCGCGACTTCCCGCGTCAATACGATTACTTCAAGACCCGCAGCTTCACCTTCAACGGTGTCACCCACACGTCGCACAATCGGTTCGTCGCCAACTACAAGGGCGCCGACGGCATCAAGACCGGCTTCATCGGCGCATCCGGGTTCAATCTGCTCGCCGCCGCCGAGCGCGATGGCGTCCGGCTGGTCGGCGTGGTGTTCGGCGGTTCCACTGCCCGTTCGCGCGATGCGCACATGGGCGAGATCATGGATGCCAGCTTTGCCCGGGCCAAGGGCAACGATCTTCCCGGCGTCGAGTATGTGAAGGAAGACGACGCCAAATCCGGCAACAAGGTTGCTGTCATCGAGATGCCGGAACCGAAGGTCGAGCGCATCAAGGTCGCCGGCTTCACCCCGGATGGAACGCCCGTGGCTCAGCCCGCGGTGACCATGCAGACCCTGGACGATCAGGTCGCTTCCGCTGATCCCGCGGTGTTGCGCGCGGCGTCTCTGGCCGCCGCGGACAGCGAAGCCAGGTCGGAGCCGGCCACCGTCAGCCTCGCCTCGGCCATGACCAATAACGAGCCGGAGCCGGCCGATGTGGACACCCCGGCTGGATGGGCCGTTCAGGTGGGTGCGTTCGCCAAGCGCGATGCCGCGCGTCAGTTCGCCCAGACGGTGGTTGGCAAGCTGTCCGATGCGCTTGACCATGTGAGCCCCGCAGTCAGCCTTGTCGAGGGCAAGAAGCCGCTCTACCGCTCCAGGCTGGTCGGCTTCAACAGCCGGAATGAAGCGCAGCAGGCGTGCACCCAGCTGAAGCGCGGCAAGGTCAGCTGCATTCTGGTCGCCCCTGGCACGGCCACCGCGAGCCTCAACTAG
- the tet gene encoding Tet(A)/Tet(B)/Tet(C) family tetracycline efflux MFS transporter translates to MNKALLVILATVTLDAIGIGLIMPILPSLLREVGHTTEIAGTYGVLLALYALMQFIFAPILGALSDRFGRRPILLIALAGAAVDYVVMALAPNLAILFVSRAIAGITGASIAVATAYIADISMPDERARRYGLMQACFGIGFIAGPVMGGLLGELSLRYPFLLAAALNAINFLVGWFVLPESHAADRKPVRLKSLNPFGSFRWALSIRALLPLIAIFFTMHLVGQIPGSIWVIYGEDTFGWDTWMVGVSLGAYGLFHAIAQAFLTGPITARLGEKRTLALGVAIDGTGFVLMAFATQGWMVFPILMFLTAGGVGVPALQSLVSRQVGEDKQGELQGTVASLMSLASIIGPLAVTGIYAATAAHWNGAIWIVGACLYLLCIPPLMAARNTPRV, encoded by the coding sequence ATGAACAAAGCCCTGCTCGTCATTCTGGCCACGGTCACGCTGGATGCCATCGGCATCGGCCTGATCATGCCCATTCTGCCCAGCCTGCTGCGCGAGGTGGGCCACACCACCGAGATCGCCGGCACCTACGGCGTCCTGCTGGCCCTTTATGCGCTGATGCAGTTTATTTTCGCCCCGATCCTCGGCGCGCTCAGCGACCGCTTCGGCCGGCGGCCCATCCTGCTGATCGCGCTGGCGGGCGCGGCGGTCGATTACGTGGTGATGGCGCTGGCGCCCAATCTGGCGATCCTTTTCGTCAGCCGCGCGATCGCCGGCATCACCGGCGCCAGCATCGCCGTGGCCACGGCCTATATCGCCGATATCTCGATGCCCGACGAACGGGCGCGGCGCTATGGGCTGATGCAGGCATGTTTCGGTATCGGTTTCATCGCGGGCCCGGTCATGGGCGGACTGCTGGGCGAGCTGTCGCTGCGTTATCCGTTCCTGCTGGCCGCGGCGCTCAACGCGATCAACTTCCTCGTCGGATGGTTTGTCCTGCCCGAGTCCCATGCGGCGGACCGCAAGCCAGTCCGGCTGAAATCCCTGAACCCTTTTGGCTCCTTCCGCTGGGCGCTGAGCATCCGCGCGCTGCTGCCTCTGATCGCGATCTTTTTCACCATGCATCTGGTCGGCCAGATTCCAGGCTCGATTTGGGTGATCTATGGCGAGGACACGTTCGGCTGGGACACCTGGATGGTGGGCGTATCACTGGGGGCGTACGGTTTGTTCCACGCGATCGCCCAGGCCTTCCTCACCGGTCCGATCACGGCACGTCTGGGCGAGAAGCGTACGCTGGCGCTGGGCGTGGCGATCGACGGCACGGGCTTCGTGCTGATGGCATTCGCGACGCAGGGCTGGATGGTGTTCCCCATCCTGATGTTCCTCACGGCGGGCGGCGTCGGCGTGCCTGCGCTTCAGTCATTGGTCTCGCGGCAGGTCGGCGAGGACAAGCAGGGCGAATTGCAGGGCACCGTCGCCAGCCTGATGAGTCTGGCCTCGATCATCGGCCCGCTTGCGGTGACCGGCATCTATGCCGCGACCGCCGCCCATTGGAACGGCGCGATCTGGATCGTGGGAGCCTGCCTCTATCTCCTGTGCATTCCACCGCTGATGGCGGCCCGGAACACTCCGCGCGTGTGA
- a CDS encoding SDR family oxidoreductase, with amino-acid sequence MGQLDGKVAIVTGAGRGIGKATAITYGREGARVVVASRTPATTEAVARQIWDAGGEAIGIACDVGHKDQIFAMVDQAVAAFGPIDILVNNAQGFGTEANPQKSTVFVSVQDTDDVELEYTFRTGAQATLWAMQAVFPHMKDRGGKIINFASAAGMTGDPGNTSYNIAKEAIRVITRTAAREWGPLGIQVNTVNPFLRTDAWENWEKARPEDVRKYADSVPMKRLGDPMKDGGPLMVFLASDGNSYMTGSDFNLDGGWEIHA; translated from the coding sequence ATGGGACAGCTTGACGGAAAAGTAGCCATCGTCACAGGCGCGGGACGGGGCATCGGCAAGGCGACCGCAATCACCTATGGACGTGAAGGCGCCAGGGTCGTGGTCGCCTCGCGAACGCCGGCCACCACCGAGGCCGTCGCGCGGCAGATCTGGGATGCAGGCGGCGAGGCCATCGGCATCGCCTGCGATGTCGGCCACAAGGACCAGATCTTCGCCATGGTCGATCAGGCCGTCGCGGCGTTCGGTCCCATCGATATCCTGGTCAACAACGCACAGGGCTTCGGGACCGAAGCCAATCCGCAAAAATCGACGGTGTTCGTCTCCGTGCAGGACACGGACGACGTGGAACTGGAGTATACGTTCCGGACAGGCGCGCAGGCGACCCTCTGGGCCATGCAGGCGGTTTTTCCGCACATGAAAGACCGGGGCGGCAAGATCATCAACTTCGCCTCGGCGGCGGGCATGACCGGCGACCCCGGCAATACCTCCTACAACATCGCCAAGGAAGCCATCCGGGTGATCACCCGCACGGCCGCGCGCGAATGGGGTCCGCTCGGCATCCAGGTCAATACCGTCAACCCCTTCCTGCGCACCGATGCGTGGGAGAACTGGGAAAAGGCCAGGCCCGAGGACGTGAGGAAATACGCGGACTCGGTGCCCATGAAGCGCCTGGGCGACCCGATGAAGGACGGCGGCCCGCTGATGGTGTTCCTCGCCAGTGACGGCAACTCGTACATGACCGGCTCCGATTTCAATCTGGATGGCGGCTGGGAAATTCACGCCTGA
- a CDS encoding DUF72 domain-containing protein, whose product MPPMTTCRIGIAGWAIRSEHRDNFPGPGTHLERYARHFNAVEINSSFYRPHQRATYERWRESVRDGFRFAVKTPRSITHAARLHEADKLVEDFLEQAHGLKEKLGVLLVQLPPRLAFSAETAARFFDCLQTQTDAHVACEPRHASWFTEEAGDLLAQRGIARVAADPAPCPGADEPGGSEKLVYYRLHGAPRMYWSPYSEADLTRIEAHLGRHAENGANTWCIFDNTAAGAATTNALALTKRL is encoded by the coding sequence ATGCCGCCGATGACGACATGTCGTATCGGAATCGCGGGCTGGGCGATCCGCTCGGAGCACCGGGATAATTTTCCTGGACCTGGAACGCATCTCGAGCGCTATGCGCGCCACTTCAACGCCGTCGAAATCAACTCGTCCTTCTACAGGCCTCACCAGCGCGCGACCTATGAAAGATGGCGGGAGTCTGTCCGAGATGGTTTTCGCTTCGCCGTCAAGACCCCCAGATCCATCACTCACGCTGCCCGCCTGCACGAGGCCGATAAACTTGTTGAGGACTTTCTGGAGCAAGCCCACGGGCTGAAAGAAAAGCTCGGCGTGCTACTCGTCCAGCTGCCTCCAAGGCTCGCGTTTTCAGCGGAGACAGCAGCGCGTTTCTTCGATTGCCTCCAAACACAAACGGACGCCCACGTGGCATGCGAGCCGCGTCACGCAAGCTGGTTCACCGAAGAAGCCGGCGACCTGCTCGCGCAGCGAGGGATCGCGCGCGTCGCCGCCGATCCCGCGCCATGTCCCGGTGCCGATGAGCCGGGCGGCTCCGAAAAACTGGTGTACTACAGGCTTCATGGCGCGCCTCGGATGTACTGGTCGCCCTATTCCGAGGCGGATTTGACCCGGATCGAGGCGCATCTGGGGCGACATGCGGAAAACGGCGCCAATACCTGGTGCATCTTCGACAACACGGCGGCGGGCGCGGCGACAACCAACGCCCTTGCCCTCACCAAACGGCTTTGA
- a CDS encoding PRC-barrel domain-containing protein: MKNHIAVASAALMLSLGGTLSAMAQAPSAAAPALVEVDDDSLQVTPFGINVDQLEELDVVTPAGDRIGDVEEVLADSTGKIVAVVVEYGGFMGVGEKEAVFQLNSLKLQNNKLVTTMTKQELEALPNWP, translated from the coding sequence ATGAAGAACCATATTGCAGTGGCCAGCGCCGCGCTGATGCTGAGCCTGGGTGGTACGCTGTCCGCCATGGCCCAAGCCCCGTCCGCTGCCGCCCCGGCCCTTGTGGAAGTGGACGATGATTCCCTGCAGGTCACGCCCTTCGGTATCAATGTCGATCAGCTGGAAGAGCTGGACGTGGTCACGCCGGCTGGTGATCGCATCGGCGACGTCGAAGAGGTGCTCGCGGACTCGACCGGCAAAATCGTCGCGGTCGTTGTCGAATATGGCGGGTTCATGGGCGTCGGGGAAAAGGAAGCGGTATTCCAGCTGAACTCCCTGAAACTCCAGAACAACAAGCTTGTCACGACCATGACCAAGCAGGAACTGGAAGCGCTGCCGAACTGGCCCTGA
- a CDS encoding PepSY domain-containing protein — MTIASNPIRATLLAIAAAGALAAPVWADDRDDGPSGPSVNPSGFSMVEREARTQGLRIEEIEMDDGVYEVEGRDGKGREVELKIHPQTGKVVSREVDDDRFGD; from the coding sequence ATGACCATCGCAAGCAATCCCATCCGCGCCACCCTGCTCGCCATCGCCGCCGCCGGAGCACTCGCGGCGCCTGTCTGGGCCGATGATCGCGACGATGGCCCCTCCGGCCCCAGCGTCAACCCCTCCGGCTTCAGCATGGTCGAACGCGAGGCGCGAACCCAGGGTCTTCGCATCGAGGAGATCGAGATGGATGACGGCGTCTACGAGGTCGAAGGACGCGATGGCAAGGGCCGCGAGGTGGAACTGAAGATTCATCCGCAGACGGGCAAGGTGGTGTCGCGCGAGGTAGACGACGACCGTTTCGGCGACTGA
- a CDS encoding PepSY domain-containing protein — MKRILLACLAGLLTANPVNADDDWDDDYYSEHDLARDALGRGAALPLATILAIAGRYQPGDIIDVDLDEEDGRLVYELKVLTRSGQVREIHLDARDGALLKIEDD; from the coding sequence ATGAAGCGTATCCTGCTCGCATGCCTGGCCGGTCTGCTGACCGCGAATCCCGTCAACGCCGATGACGACTGGGACGACGACTACTATTCTGAACATGATCTGGCGCGGGACGCGTTAGGGCGCGGCGCCGCCTTGCCGTTGGCCACGATCCTGGCTATTGCCGGGCGTTATCAGCCCGGCGACATCATCGATGTCGACCTCGATGAGGAGGATGGTCGTCTGGTCTACGAGTTGAAGGTGCTCACCCGGTCAGGACAGGTGCGCGAAATTCATCTGGACGCGAGAGACGGGGCCCTTCTGAAAATCGAGGACGATTGA
- a CDS encoding response regulator transcription factor: MRALVIEDDPDVALDIARGLEAVGFVVDVASDGEEAWFKGDVEDYDIAVLDLGLPRLDGLTVLQRWRANGRNLPVLILSARGDWTEKVDGIEAGADDYLGKPFEMGELITRVRALVRRMAGHAAPVLAIGRLRIDTRRGSVEVNGVPVKLSQLEFRLLNYLAHQPRRAVPAGELAEHLYGAEEAGDTNAIEALIVRLRRKIGASAIETRRGFGYLLVDGA, encoded by the coding sequence ATGCGCGCTTTGGTGATCGAGGATGATCCGGATGTCGCGCTCGACATCGCCCGGGGTCTGGAAGCCGTCGGCTTCGTGGTCGATGTGGCGAGTGATGGCGAGGAAGCGTGGTTCAAGGGCGATGTCGAGGATTACGACATCGCGGTGCTGGATTTGGGGCTGCCTCGCCTCGACGGCCTTACCGTCCTGCAACGCTGGCGCGCCAATGGCCGTAATCTGCCCGTGCTTATCCTGTCGGCGCGCGGCGACTGGACGGAAAAGGTCGACGGAATTGAGGCCGGAGCCGACGACTATCTCGGCAAGCCCTTCGAGATGGGAGAACTCATTACCCGGGTGCGCGCGCTCGTTCGACGGATGGCGGGTCATGCGGCTCCGGTCCTCGCCATCGGCCGGTTGCGCATCGATACCCGGCGAGGGTCGGTAGAGGTGAATGGCGTACCGGTGAAGCTGTCGCAGCTTGAATTCCGGCTGCTCAACTACCTTGCGCACCAGCCTCGGCGCGCGGTACCCGCAGGCGAGTTGGCGGAACACCTTTACGGCGCGGAAGAAGCCGGAGACACCAACGCCATCGAGGCCCTCATCGTCAGGCTGCGGCGCAAGATTGGTGCCTCGGCCATCGAGACGCGGCGCGGCTTTGGCTATCTTCTGGTGGACGGGGCATGA